In a single window of the Gossypium hirsutum isolate 1008001.06 chromosome A13, Gossypium_hirsutum_v2.1, whole genome shotgun sequence genome:
- the LOC121212586 gene encoding uncharacterized protein isoform X1, with protein sequence MSAIVSGKRSFFEELSSTPPASKRIRCSSRFTSSFSPSSSPPSPPSFLIDQLISIFPHMDKQVLERALEECGDDLDSAIRSLNELCLGSADRNAAAADKTGVELEGNVQIQTQCITANGDVPTKEQTSPEAFSMDGSDWVELFVREMLNASNIDDARARASRALEVFEKSIHARAGAEVAQNVHQENMMLKEQLETLIQENTILKRAVAVQHERQKEYENQSQELQHLKQVISQYQEQLRTLEINNYALTMHLKQAQQSSNIPGRFNPDVFYLYCSLCRMV encoded by the exons ATGTCTGCAATAGTTTCAGGGAAGAGATCTTTCTTTGAGGAATTGAGTTCGACACCTCCTGCTTCTAAGAGAATCCGTTGCTCTTCTCGGTTTACTTCTTCTTTCTCTCCTTCTTCTTCGCCGCCGTCGCCTCCGTCGTTTTTGATCGATCAATTGATTTCTATTTTTCCTCACATGGATAAGCAG GTCCTTGAGAGAGCACTTGAAGAATGTGGAGATGATCTGGATTCAGCCATTAGAAGCTTGAATGAGCTTTGTTTAGGATCTGCCGATAGAAATGCAGCTGCTGCTGATAAAACTGGTGTCGAGTTAGAAGGAAATGTTCAAATTCAAACCCAAT GTATAACAGCTAATGGAGATGTTCCAACAAAGGAACAAACATCTCCAGAAGCCTTCTCAATGGATGGTTCAGATTGGGTGGAGCTTTTTGTTAGAGAAATGTTGAATGCTTCCAACATCGATGATGCCAGAGCTCGTGCTTCTAGAGCACTGGAGGTTTTCGAGAAGTCCATCCATGCTCGTGCTGGAGCAGAGGTGGCCCAAAACGTTCACCAG GAAAATATGATGCTGAAAGAACAACTGGAAACACTAATTCAGGAAAATACTATTCTCAAGCGAGCTGTTGCTGTTCAACATGAGCGCCAGAAAGAATATGAAAATCAAAGTCAAGAATTACAGCATCTGAAGCAAGTAATATCTCAATATCAGGAGCAGTTGAGAACCCTTGAG ATAAACAACTATGCATTGACAATGCACTTGAAGCAAGCACAGCAAAGTAGTAACATCCCGGGGCGTTTCAACCCTGATGTTTTCTA tttgtaTTGTTCTCTTTGCAGAATGGTATAG
- the LOC121212585 gene encoding uncharacterized protein, with protein MQKPGPRPYDCVRRAWHSETHQLIRGSMVQQILRLAIQTHSSATKKNKERRVKILIVIVKAEEIMYSKANSENEYMNPETLWDRVNDAIDTIIRRDKSTKTGELLPSCVEAVLNLGCYLVRYSRSQQHCNPRTYLTPRAPEHVSLAPRIFDEGSEECCPRFPPVQSVRIATDVNSNISVSQTNHSWSHFLSEIVHMTVTGRRG; from the exons ATGCAAAAGCCAGGTCCTAGACCTTACGATTGTGTAAGAAGAGCTTGGCATAGCGAAACACATCAACTCATAAGAGGTTCCATGGTTCAGCAGATTTTAAG GCTTGCTATTCAAACCCATAGCTCAGCTACTAAAAAGAACAAGGAACGGCGAGTTAAAATACTTATTGTCATCGTTAAAGCTGAGGAGATTATGTATTCCAAAGCCAATTCTGAG AATGAATATATGAACCCTGAAACGTTATGGGACCGAGTTAATGATGCCATCGACACGATTATCCGTAGAGATAAGAGTACTAAAACAGGAGAGCTTTTGCCATCTTGTGTTGAAG CTGTACTTAATCTGGGGTGCTATCTAGTGAGATATTCGAGGAGCCAACAACATTGTAATCCTAGGACTTACCTTACGCCGAGAGCTCCCGAACATGTTTCTTTGGCTCCTAGGATTTTCGATGAAGGTAGTGAGGAATGTTGTCCTCGGTTTCCGCCAGTTCAATCTGTAAGAATAGCCACTGATGTGAATTCCAACATTTCAGTTTCACAAACTAACCATAGTTGGAGTCATTTTCTCTCTGAAATTGTCCATATGACTGTGACCGGTCGACGAGGATAG
- the LOC121212586 gene encoding uncharacterized protein isoform X2, with amino-acid sequence MSAIVSGKRSFFEELSSTPPASKRIRCSSRFTSSFSPSSSPPSPPSFLIDQLISIFPHMDKQVLERALEECGDDLDSAIRSLNELCLGSADRNAAAADKTGVELEGNVQIQTQCITANGDVPTKEQTSPEAFSMDGSDWVELFVREMLNASNIDDARARASRALEVFEKSIHARAGAEVAQNVHQENMMLKEQLETLIQENTILKRAVAVQHERQKEYENQSQELQHLKQVISQYQEQLRTLEINNYALTMHLKQAQQSSNIPGRFNPDVF; translated from the exons ATGTCTGCAATAGTTTCAGGGAAGAGATCTTTCTTTGAGGAATTGAGTTCGACACCTCCTGCTTCTAAGAGAATCCGTTGCTCTTCTCGGTTTACTTCTTCTTTCTCTCCTTCTTCTTCGCCGCCGTCGCCTCCGTCGTTTTTGATCGATCAATTGATTTCTATTTTTCCTCACATGGATAAGCAG GTCCTTGAGAGAGCACTTGAAGAATGTGGAGATGATCTGGATTCAGCCATTAGAAGCTTGAATGAGCTTTGTTTAGGATCTGCCGATAGAAATGCAGCTGCTGCTGATAAAACTGGTGTCGAGTTAGAAGGAAATGTTCAAATTCAAACCCAAT GTATAACAGCTAATGGAGATGTTCCAACAAAGGAACAAACATCTCCAGAAGCCTTCTCAATGGATGGTTCAGATTGGGTGGAGCTTTTTGTTAGAGAAATGTTGAATGCTTCCAACATCGATGATGCCAGAGCTCGTGCTTCTAGAGCACTGGAGGTTTTCGAGAAGTCCATCCATGCTCGTGCTGGAGCAGAGGTGGCCCAAAACGTTCACCAG GAAAATATGATGCTGAAAGAACAACTGGAAACACTAATTCAGGAAAATACTATTCTCAAGCGAGCTGTTGCTGTTCAACATGAGCGCCAGAAAGAATATGAAAATCAAAGTCAAGAATTACAGCATCTGAAGCAAGTAATATCTCAATATCAGGAGCAGTTGAGAACCCTTGAG ATAAACAACTATGCATTGACAATGCACTTGAAGCAAGCACAGCAAAGTAGTAACATCCCGGGGCGTTTCAACCCTGATGTTTTCTA A
- the LOC121212586 gene encoding uncharacterized protein isoform X3 → MSAIVSGKRSFFEELSSTPPASKRIRCSSRFTSSFSPSSSPPSPPSFLIDQLISIFPHMDKQVLERALEECGDDLDSAIRSLNELCLGSADRNAAAADKTGVELEGNVQIQTQCITANGDVPTKEQTSPEAFSMDGSDWVELFVREMLNASNIDDARARASRALEVFEKSIHARAGAEVAQNVHQENMMLKEQLETLIQENTILKRAVAVQHERQKEYENQSQELQHLKQVISQYQEQLRTLEINNYALTMHLKQAQQSSNIPGRFNPDVF, encoded by the exons ATGTCTGCAATAGTTTCAGGGAAGAGATCTTTCTTTGAGGAATTGAGTTCGACACCTCCTGCTTCTAAGAGAATCCGTTGCTCTTCTCGGTTTACTTCTTCTTTCTCTCCTTCTTCTTCGCCGCCGTCGCCTCCGTCGTTTTTGATCGATCAATTGATTTCTATTTTTCCTCACATGGATAAGCAG GTCCTTGAGAGAGCACTTGAAGAATGTGGAGATGATCTGGATTCAGCCATTAGAAGCTTGAATGAGCTTTGTTTAGGATCTGCCGATAGAAATGCAGCTGCTGCTGATAAAACTGGTGTCGAGTTAGAAGGAAATGTTCAAATTCAAACCCAAT GTATAACAGCTAATGGAGATGTTCCAACAAAGGAACAAACATCTCCAGAAGCCTTCTCAATGGATGGTTCAGATTGGGTGGAGCTTTTTGTTAGAGAAATGTTGAATGCTTCCAACATCGATGATGCCAGAGCTCGTGCTTCTAGAGCACTGGAGGTTTTCGAGAAGTCCATCCATGCTCGTGCTGGAGCAGAGGTGGCCCAAAACGTTCACCAG GAAAATATGATGCTGAAAGAACAACTGGAAACACTAATTCAGGAAAATACTATTCTCAAGCGAGCTGTTGCTGTTCAACATGAGCGCCAGAAAGAATATGAAAATCAAAGTCAAGAATTACAGCATCTGAAGCAAGTAATATCTCAATATCAGGAGCAGTTGAGAACCCTTGAG ATAAACAACTATGCATTGACAATGCACTTGAAGCAAGCACAGCAAAGTAGTAACATCCCGGGGCGTTTCAACCCTGATGTTTTCTAG